Proteins from a genomic interval of Croceicoccus naphthovorans:
- a CDS encoding ABC-F family ATP-binding cassette domain-containing protein has protein sequence MAQAPILSWEGLGLQQGGGWLFTDLDLHIAPRDRLALIGRNGAGKTTLLKLVADQIEADKGKRSIQPGTKVVVLEQEPDVAAHATLMDYALSGDDAPQPYEVEAIADQLGIDMTRDAKSASGGERRRAAIARALAMDPDLLLLDEPTNHLDLAAIDWLEDWLGRYTGAFIVISHDRTFLTRLTKATLWLDRGSLRRKEVGFGGYEAWEEQVYAEEARAAEKLDAKLKLEAHWLQRGVTARRKRNQGRLEKLYDMRAQRAAMLSPQGAAKLKVVADDTKTKAVITAEHVSKSFGDRAIIRDFNLRIQRQDRIGIVGANGAGKTTLLKMLTGELEPDSGSVQLAKTLSGVMIDQQRSLLSDEKRMRDILAEGGDWVDVRGQRKHVQAYLKDFLFDPSLVDARVGTLSGGERSRLLLAREFARTSNLLVLDEPTNDLDLETLDMLQEVIADYDGTVLIVSHDRDFLDRTVTITLGLDGSGTVDVIAGGYADWEAKRKKPAPAKEAKKASAGGSSSAPPLPPQKKTKLSYKDQRDFDLLPGRIEELEAAILADEEAMADPDLYASDPAKFAKLTKALEDKRAEKDAAEERWLALAEEVETLEG, from the coding sequence ATGGCACAAGCTCCGATCCTTTCGTGGGAAGGCCTCGGCCTGCAACAAGGCGGCGGCTGGCTCTTCACTGATCTCGACCTGCACATTGCCCCGCGCGATCGGCTGGCGCTGATCGGGCGCAATGGCGCGGGCAAGACGACGCTGCTGAAACTCGTCGCCGACCAGATCGAGGCGGACAAGGGCAAGCGGTCCATCCAGCCGGGGACCAAGGTCGTCGTGCTGGAGCAGGAGCCCGACGTCGCCGCGCACGCGACGCTGATGGACTATGCGCTGTCGGGCGACGATGCGCCGCAGCCGTACGAGGTCGAGGCCATTGCCGATCAGCTCGGCATCGATATGACACGTGACGCGAAGAGCGCGTCGGGCGGCGAACGACGCCGCGCGGCCATCGCCCGCGCATTGGCGATGGATCCCGACTTGTTGCTGCTGGACGAGCCGACCAACCATCTCGACCTTGCCGCGATCGACTGGCTGGAAGACTGGCTGGGCCGCTATACCGGCGCGTTCATCGTGATCAGCCACGACCGTACGTTCCTGACCCGGCTGACCAAGGCAACGCTGTGGCTGGACCGTGGATCGCTGCGCCGCAAGGAAGTCGGCTTCGGCGGGTACGAGGCATGGGAAGAACAGGTCTATGCCGAGGAAGCCCGCGCCGCCGAAAAGCTGGACGCGAAGCTGAAGCTGGAGGCGCACTGGCTGCAACGCGGTGTCACTGCGCGGCGCAAGCGCAATCAGGGCCGGCTGGAAAAGCTCTACGACATGCGTGCGCAGCGGGCGGCGATGCTTTCTCCGCAGGGCGCCGCAAAGCTGAAAGTCGTAGCCGACGACACTAAAACCAAGGCGGTCATCACCGCCGAGCATGTGTCGAAGTCGTTCGGGGATCGCGCGATCATCCGCGATTTCAACCTGCGCATTCAAAGGCAGGACCGGATCGGCATCGTCGGCGCCAACGGCGCGGGCAAGACGACGCTTTTGAAGATGCTGACCGGCGAACTCGAGCCAGACAGCGGCAGCGTGCAACTGGCCAAGACGCTGAGCGGCGTGATGATCGACCAGCAGCGCAGCCTGCTCAGCGACGAAAAGCGGATGCGCGATATTCTGGCCGAGGGCGGCGACTGGGTCGACGTGCGGGGTCAGCGCAAGCATGTGCAGGCCTACCTGAAAGACTTCCTTTTCGACCCTTCGCTCGTCGATGCGCGGGTCGGAACGCTGTCGGGCGGCGAACGGTCTCGGCTGCTGCTCGCCCGCGAATTCGCGCGGACGTCGAACCTGCTGGTACTGGACGAGCCGACCAACGACCTCGACCTCGAAACGCTGGACATGCTGCAAGAGGTTATCGCCGACTACGACGGCACCGTGCTGATCGTCAGCCACGACCGCGACTTTCTCGACCGCACGGTGACGATCACGCTCGGCCTCGACGGCAGCGGCACGGTCGATGTCATCGCGGGCGGCTATGCCGATTGGGAAGCGAAGCGCAAGAAGCCTGCTCCGGCGAAAGAAGCGAAAAAGGCGTCTGCGGGTGGGTCATCTTCGGCGCCCCCTCTTCCGCCGCAGAAAAAGACCAAGCTGTCCTACAAGGACCAGCGCGATTTCGACCTGCTGCCGGGCCGGATCGAGGAACTGGAAGCCGCTATCCTCGCTGACGAGGAAGCGATGGCCGATCCCGACCTCTACGCCAGCGACCCGGCCAAATTCGCAAAGCTGACCAAGGCGCTGGAAGACAAACGCGCAGAAAAGGACGCGGCGGAAGAACGCTGGCTGGCGCTGGCCGAGGAAGTCGAGACGCTGGAGGGCTGA
- a CDS encoding DUF885 domain-containing protein → MLASRRHFLATSGTSAVAIALSPSLAFAQSDADAALYRVMDTIVRGDLMLAPESMTGLGLDTGALAAMRMRLDDYGAAGEAAHLAHNRKALAALQAFDPAGLSELAAVRLRIATDMVAKRLVPARFDIGSVGAPYRITQRKGAYFSVPDFLGAQHPVASADDAEAYLSRLAAFPFALDDEAALQREEAARGYAAPDWSLAIVEDQLRTQLEPAPADSPMVANLTDRTEKAGIAGDWRTRAARIVDEDVYPALSRYLSMVQKVRAKTRPGDGLWRVPRGDEIYAEALKYYTTTDMSADEIHEIGLRQVAELSARLEPMLAVEGLTGATIGAKLAQLNARKDQLYANTDEGRAALIESLVAGNAAMQAKLGDAFATLPAQPMEVRRVPVEIQDGAPNGYYYRASLDGSRPAIYWINLKDTADWPKYTLPSLTYHEGVPGHHLHLSLIQQDEGLPLLLKRNFISAHSEGWALYAEMVAEELNGYQGLEEAGALQSWLFRAARLVVDTGIHAKRWSREKATQYFIDNVGFTPRRSQSEIERYCVTPGQACSYKIGQNVWVDLRARAERELGEGFELRRFHEILREGIMPLNLLSERIGDWIAREKARLGR, encoded by the coding sequence ATGCTCGCCAGCCGTCGTCACTTCCTCGCCACCAGCGGTACTTCCGCGGTGGCCATTGCCCTCTCGCCATCGCTGGCCTTTGCGCAATCGGATGCGGACGCGGCGCTCTATCGCGTCATGGATACGATCGTGCGCGGTGATCTGATGCTTGCGCCGGAATCGATGACCGGGCTAGGCCTAGATACCGGGGCGCTGGCGGCGATGCGGATGCGGCTGGATGACTATGGCGCGGCGGGAGAGGCCGCGCATTTGGCGCACAATCGCAAGGCGCTCGCGGCGCTGCAGGCTTTCGATCCGGCGGGGCTCAGCGAATTGGCGGCGGTTCGCCTGCGCATTGCGACCGATATGGTGGCCAAGCGGCTGGTCCCCGCGCGGTTCGATATCGGCTCGGTCGGCGCACCTTATCGGATCACGCAGCGCAAGGGCGCCTATTTCTCGGTCCCCGACTTCCTCGGCGCGCAGCATCCGGTTGCCAGCGCCGATGATGCCGAGGCTTATCTTTCCCGCCTCGCCGCGTTTCCATTCGCTTTGGACGATGAAGCCGCTTTGCAGCGCGAGGAAGCTGCACGTGGCTATGCCGCACCGGACTGGTCGCTGGCCATCGTGGAGGATCAGCTTCGCACCCAGCTCGAACCCGCGCCCGCAGACAGCCCGATGGTCGCAAACCTGACCGACCGGACCGAAAAGGCCGGCATCGCGGGTGACTGGCGTACGCGGGCCGCACGGATCGTGGACGAGGATGTTTACCCCGCGCTCAGCCGCTATCTTTCCATGGTGCAAAAGGTTCGGGCCAAGACCCGCCCCGGCGACGGGTTGTGGCGGGTGCCGCGTGGTGACGAGATCTACGCCGAGGCGCTAAAGTACTACACGACCACCGACATGAGCGCGGACGAAATCCACGAGATCGGTCTGAGGCAGGTCGCCGAACTGTCGGCGCGGCTGGAGCCGATGCTTGCAGTCGAAGGGCTGACCGGGGCCACCATCGGGGCGAAGCTGGCGCAGTTGAACGCGCGCAAGGATCAGCTTTACGCCAACACCGATGAGGGACGCGCCGCGCTGATCGAATCGCTGGTTGCGGGCAATGCCGCGATGCAGGCGAAGCTGGGCGATGCCTTTGCGACCCTGCCTGCACAGCCGATGGAGGTGCGCCGCGTGCCGGTGGAGATTCAGGACGGCGCGCCCAATGGCTATTACTATCGCGCCTCGCTCGATGGGTCGCGCCCGGCGATTTACTGGATCAACCTGAAGGACACCGCCGACTGGCCGAAATACACGCTGCCTTCGCTGACCTATCACGAGGGCGTGCCGGGGCATCACCTGCATCTCAGCCTGATTCAGCAGGACGAGGGCCTGCCGCTTTTGCTCAAGCGCAACTTCATCTCGGCGCATTCGGAGGGCTGGGCGCTCTATGCCGAAATGGTGGCCGAGGAACTGAACGGTTATCAGGGGCTGGAAGAGGCAGGCGCGCTGCAAAGCTGGCTGTTCCGCGCTGCGCGGCTGGTGGTCGATACCGGCATTCACGCCAAGAGGTGGAGCCGCGAGAAGGCGACACAGTATTTCATCGACAATGTCGGTTTTACCCCGCGTCGTTCGCAGAGCGAGATCGAGCGTTACTGCGTCACGCCGGGGCAGGCGTGCAGCTACAAGATCGGGCAGAACGTCTGGGTCGACTTGCGCGCGCGGGCCGAACGGGAACTGGGCGAGGGGTTCGAACTGCGCCGTTTCCACGAGATCCTTCGCGAGGGGATCATGCCGTTGAACCTGCTCAGCGAGCGGATCGGCGACTGGATCGCGCGCGAGAAAGCGCGGCTGGGGCGCTAA
- a CDS encoding DUF6456 domain-containing protein, with amino-acid sequence MSNPEGAHYVTRELTSEGPRRTSDKYAGGAPKRGRSVTVNLRESPLAWLHSRGHLSERQFDAGERLRADWERAQLSPSITMRWDVVRVKGSASDRDLTPSERQLAAKRRFHEAVDRAGPGLSDVLWRVACNGESLPDAEKALAWPARSGKLVLGLALDRVADYYRI; translated from the coding sequence ATGTCCAACCCCGAAGGCGCGCACTATGTCACCCGCGAACTGACCAGCGAGGGTCCGCGCCGTACGTCCGACAAATACGCGGGAGGCGCGCCAAAGCGTGGGCGCAGCGTCACCGTGAACTTGCGCGAATCGCCGCTGGCCTGGCTCCATTCGCGCGGGCACCTTTCGGAACGGCAATTCGATGCGGGCGAACGGTTGCGCGCGGATTGGGAACGGGCGCAGCTTTCGCCGTCGATCACCATGCGCTGGGATGTCGTTCGTGTGAAGGGCAGCGCATCGGATCGCGACCTGACCCCGTCGGAACGGCAACTGGCGGCCAAGCGGCGTTTCCATGAAGCGGTGGACCGTGCCGGTCCTGGCCTTTCCGATGTCTTGTGGCGGGTCGCCTGCAATGGTGAGAGCTTGCCGGACGCGGAAAAGGCGCTGGCCTGGCCCGCGCGTAGCGGCAAGCTGGTGCTGGGTCTCGCGCTGGATCGCGTGGCGGATTATTACCGGATTTAA
- a CDS encoding helix-turn-helix domain-containing protein, with translation MINRIRAIRKDKGLTLADLAAACSPPTTAQTIGRLETGMRTLSIDWLNRIAIALGVEPEDLLTSEAKAKPMVVAKLGPDGPEALSKPREAVPPDVLLGEPVLGVLEIETAQGEYRNGDRIWLREIAADQTQLAINRDVLVPRPGGRFAFGRLIDRSDEFVAILPTGAGQRQLVVRDPAWVATAVMLVRML, from the coding sequence TTGATCAATCGTATCCGCGCCATCCGCAAGGACAAGGGCCTGACACTGGCCGACCTCGCTGCTGCATGCAGCCCTCCGACCACCGCGCAGACGATCGGGCGGCTGGAAACCGGGATGCGGACGCTGTCGATAGACTGGCTGAACCGGATCGCGATTGCTCTTGGGGTAGAACCAGAGGATTTGCTGACCAGCGAAGCCAAGGCAAAACCTATGGTCGTGGCGAAGCTCGGACCGGACGGGCCAGAGGCACTGAGCAAGCCGCGCGAGGCGGTTCCGCCCGATGTCTTGTTGGGTGAGCCGGTATTGGGCGTTCTGGAAATCGAAACCGCGCAGGGCGAATACCGCAATGGCGACCGCATCTGGCTGCGCGAAATCGCAGCGGATCAGACCCAGCTGGCGATCAATCGCGACGTGCTCGTCCCCCGCCCGGGCGGGCGGTTCGCATTCGGGCGACTGATCGACCGCAGCGACGAATTCGTCGCGATCCTGCCGACCGGTGCGGGTCAGCGTCAGCTGGTCGTGCGCGACCCGGCGTGGGTCGCGACGGCCGTCATGCTGGTGCGGATGCTCTAG
- the secF gene encoding protein translocase subunit SecF — protein sequence MRLLKLVPDDTNIRFLRWRLPFYIVSLVLMAASWGAVLTNGLNLGVDFVGGQMIRATFVESTEAPVADLRDDIAGLGYGAPIIQRFGQPNEVSIRMRLPEGQDSAQVKDLADRMTNAIVTEMETNYPGVRIDGVDSVSGKVSSELFETGMLALLAAMVAIAIYIWVRFEWQFGVGALFALIHDVSLTLGLFALTQMEFDLNIVAAILAIIGYSLNDTIVVYDRIRENLKKFRKMPMEELLDLSVNETLPRTIMTSLTTLMVLVALMFIGPATTFGFAAAIAFGIFVGTYSSIYMAAPILIWLRVNSDSFVPSESVADKQEKVARGEV from the coding sequence ATGAGACTTCTGAAACTCGTCCCCGACGACACCAACATCCGCTTTCTGCGCTGGCGGCTGCCGTTCTACATCGTTTCGCTGGTCCTGATGGCGGCCAGCTGGGGTGCGGTGCTGACCAACGGGCTGAACCTCGGCGTCGACTTCGTCGGCGGGCAGATGATCCGCGCGACCTTCGTCGAAAGCACCGAGGCTCCGGTCGCGGACCTGCGCGACGATATAGCCGGGTTGGGCTATGGCGCGCCGATCATTCAGCGTTTTGGCCAACCGAACGAGGTGTCGATCCGCATGCGGCTGCCCGAAGGGCAGGATTCGGCGCAGGTCAAGGACCTTGCCGACCGCATGACCAACGCCATCGTTACCGAGATGGAAACGAACTATCCCGGCGTCCGCATCGATGGTGTCGATTCGGTATCGGGCAAGGTGTCGAGCGAACTGTTCGAAACCGGGATGCTGGCGCTGCTCGCCGCGATGGTGGCCATCGCGATCTATATCTGGGTGCGGTTCGAATGGCAGTTCGGTGTCGGCGCCCTGTTCGCGCTGATCCACGACGTGTCTTTGACGCTCGGCCTGTTCGCACTGACCCAGATGGAGTTCGACCTCAACATCGTTGCGGCCATTCTGGCGATCATCGGTTACTCTTTGAACGACACGATCGTCGTGTACGACCGCATTCGTGAGAACCTGAAAAAGTTCCGGAAGATGCCGATGGAAGAACTGCTCGACCTGTCGGTGAACGAGACGTTGCCGCGCACGATCATGACGTCGTTGACGACCCTGATGGTGCTGGTTGCGCTGATGTTCATCGGTCCGGCCACGACCTTCGGGTTCGCCGCTGCCATCGCGTTTGGTATCTTCGTCGGTACCTATTCGTCGATCTACATGGCCGCGCCGATCCTGATCTGGCTGCGTGTCAATTCGGACAGTTTCGTGCCCAGCGAGTCGGTTGCCGACAAGCAGGAAAAGGTCGCCCGCGGCGAGGTCTGA
- the secD gene encoding protein translocase subunit SecD — MLDFPRWKRIWLWGLTLVGVLLAVPSINMLAGGGSWPSQLPDPEINLGLDLAGGSHILLEAETAQVRELRLEAMEEDVRRALREADPAIEIGDISTANGRLSFMVQQETQVDAAREVLLPMTEGVGLTGQRDWTIRVVDGQRFEVSPTDAGLNQAVENAMDTATDVVRRRIDELGTREPTIIRSGDDRIVVQVPGLDDPQKLKALLGQTAKLEFKLVDQTALPSDIAQGIVPPGSQILPYAEDGRGQGAIAVKRLGGIQGDQLTNAQQGYDQNGSPIVNITFNQEGGRKFATLTTQNVGKPFAIVLDGEVLSAPNINEPILGGQAQISGGFTVDSANALAISLRSGALPIDLQVVEERTVGPDLGADSIRKGVLALLIGGVAVLTFMFATYGRFGMYANVAILLNVLIILGIMAALGTTLTLPGIAGFVLTIGTAVDANVLINERIREERRRGRRVVQAVEVGYREAQRAIIDANVTNVIAGVLLFLFGSGPIRGFAIVLIIGIVTSVFTAVTLTRMWVAGYLRKHRPADLHI; from the coding sequence ATGCTCGATTTTCCGCGCTGGAAGCGCATCTGGCTTTGGGGTCTCACACTGGTCGGCGTGCTGCTTGCGGTGCCGTCGATCAACATGCTGGCCGGTGGCGGCAGTTGGCCGTCGCAGCTTCCCGACCCTGAAATCAACCTCGGCCTCGACCTTGCCGGGGGCAGTCACATCCTGCTGGAGGCCGAAACCGCGCAAGTGCGCGAGCTGCGGCTGGAGGCGATGGAAGAGGATGTGCGCCGCGCCCTGCGCGAAGCCGATCCTGCCATAGAGATCGGCGATATCTCGACCGCGAATGGCCGCCTCAGCTTCATGGTGCAGCAGGAAACGCAGGTCGACGCCGCGCGTGAAGTGCTGTTGCCGATGACCGAAGGCGTGGGCCTGACCGGCCAGCGTGACTGGACGATCCGCGTCGTCGACGGGCAGCGATTCGAAGTCTCGCCGACCGATGCCGGATTGAATCAGGCGGTCGAAAACGCGATGGACACCGCAACCGACGTCGTGCGCCGCCGTATTGACGAACTGGGTACGCGCGAACCGACGATCATCCGGTCGGGCGACGACCGCATCGTCGTGCAGGTGCCGGGCCTCGACGATCCGCAAAAGCTGAAGGCTCTGTTGGGCCAGACCGCGAAGCTGGAATTCAAGCTGGTCGACCAGACCGCGCTGCCGAGCGATATAGCACAGGGCATCGTCCCGCCGGGCAGCCAGATCCTGCCTTATGCAGAGGACGGTCGAGGGCAGGGCGCTATCGCCGTCAAGCGACTGGGCGGCATTCAGGGCGACCAGTTGACCAATGCGCAGCAGGGATACGACCAGAATGGTTCGCCCATCGTCAACATCACCTTCAACCAGGAAGGCGGTCGCAAGTTTGCGACGTTGACCACGCAGAACGTGGGCAAGCCATTTGCCATCGTCCTCGACGGCGAAGTGCTTTCCGCACCGAACATCAACGAGCCGATTCTTGGCGGTCAGGCCCAGATTTCGGGCGGGTTCACGGTCGATAGCGCCAATGCGCTGGCGATTTCGCTGCGGTCGGGCGCTCTGCCGATTGATCTGCAGGTCGTGGAAGAGCGCACCGTCGGGCCAGACCTTGGCGCGGACTCGATCCGCAAGGGCGTGCTGGCGCTTTTGATCGGCGGTGTGGCGGTGCTGACCTTCATGTTCGCCACTTATGGCCGTTTTGGCATGTACGCGAATGTCGCGATCCTGCTGAACGTCCTGATCATTCTTGGCATCATGGCTGCACTGGGCACGACGCTGACCTTGCCGGGCATCGCAGGCTTCGTGCTGACCATCGGTACGGCGGTCGACGCCAACGTGCTGATCAACGAACGCATACGCGAGGAACGACGACGCGGCAGGCGTGTGGTGCAGGCGGTAGAGGTCGGCTATCGCGAGGCACAGCGTGCGATCATCGACGCCAACGTCACCAACGTTATCGCGGGCGTACTGCTGTTCCTGTTTGGCTCCGGCCCGATCCGCGGCTTCGCCATCGTGCTTATCATCGGTATCGTAACGTCGGTCTTCACCGCCGTGACGCTGACCCGCATGTGGGTTGCAGGGTACTTGCGCAAGCACCGCCCCGCAGACCTGCACATTTGA
- the yajC gene encoding preprotein translocase subunit YajC yields the protein MSSNLLVLAAAAPAGGPPGWVQILPLLAMGVIFWFLVFRPQMRRHKEHQAKIAGLKKGDRVVTAGGLVGKIVRLDDSYADIDLGQGVKVKAVRSTIGDIIPPGDSAPAND from the coding sequence ATGTCCAGCAACCTGCTCGTTCTCGCCGCCGCTGCCCCCGCAGGCGGCCCTCCCGGATGGGTTCAGATCCTGCCGCTCCTCGCCATGGGCGTCATTTTCTGGTTCCTCGTGTTCCGCCCGCAGATGCGTCGGCACAAGGAGCACCAGGCCAAGATCGCGGGCCTGAAAAAGGGCGATCGCGTTGTGACCGCAGGCGGTCTTGTCGGCAAGATCGTGCGGTTGGACGATAGCTACGCGGACATCGATCTGGGTCAGGGCGTGAAGGTGAAGGCCGTGCGCTCCACCATCGGCGACATCATTCCCCCGGGCGACAGCGCGCCTGCCAACGACTGA